One part of the Pseudoliparis swirei isolate HS2019 ecotype Mariana Trench chromosome 6, NWPU_hadal_v1, whole genome shotgun sequence genome encodes these proteins:
- the LOC130195039 gene encoding prickle-like protein 1 → MSLASAAVSAACFQGGARQRDLMMEHKVGKLTSGFQRSSTSDDDSGCALEEYAWVPPGLRPEQVQLYFSCLPEDKIPYVSSPGEKFRIKQLLYQLPPHDNEVRYCQSLSEEEKKELLMFSVQRKKEALGRGTVKLLPRNLLNSICEHCGEKINAGEMAVFSSRAGPGLCWHPACFACSTCSEVLVDLIYFYHDGKIHCGRHHAELLKPRCSACDEIIFADECTEAEGRHWHMKHFACFECETILGGQRYIMKDGRPYCCGCFESLYAEYCEACREHIGVDHAQMTYDGLHWHATESCFGCAQCKSSLLGCPFLPHQGRIYCSKACSLGEDVHASDSSDSAFQSARSRESRRSVRMGKSSRSADQCRQSLLFSPSVNYKFPGLSGNPDDAVTDKLAHMNLSDEHFWRGRGEEDEAPEDQEEEWAEHEDYMTQLLLKFGDHGVFQQANESRTADLWIAEKDAKSKQESSKVGTGGVGGRGSLASKKYQADMYWAQSQDGLGDSAYGSHPGPASSRKIQELELDHGAEGGFQGPEPQWYNDSLECITDQFKKTDQNVRDSMDSLALSNITGASVDGDRSLVFSLQGFHEPETEDCEKSSNMGTLNSSMLHRSATSLKSLVSEQEEAEGNVPEEEEEEEEEVPLPAERPKPHVPALRRTRSQSRPQQVKFSDDVVDNGRYCDLPVRQPPMSERTRRRAFHFEEQGQEAQSGRQHHHHRRHRGRKSRSDNALNLVPKERAQTCYGGGPRRSAVGPKGHQAPPHGHRPNPAAMSADYGLQGPAMGRFLELYGDDDDDWCSTCSSSSSDSEEEGFFLGQPIPQPRPHRHYYADDLPSPVAGMPPPPYGLRTKSKKKKGHKGKNCIIS, encoded by the exons ATGAGCCTGGCGAGCGCGGCAGTGTCGGCGGCTTGCTTCCAGGGCGGGGCACGCCAGCGAGACTTGATGATGGAGCACAAAGTCGGCAAGCTGACCTCCGGCTTCCAGCGGAGCTCCACCTCCGACGATGACTCCGGCTGTGCGCTGGAGGAGTACGCCTGGGTACCACCCGGCCTGAGGCCCGAACAG GTCCAGTTATATTTCTCCTGCCTGCCCGAGGATAAGATTCCCTACGTGAGCAGTCCGGGAGAGAAGTTCAGAATCAAGCAGCTCCTCTACCAGCTTCCACCGCACGATAATGAG GTCCGTTACTGCCAGTCGctcagtgaggaggagaagaaggagctcCTTATGTTCAGTGtccagaggaagaaggaagcactGGGAAGGGGCACGGTGAAGCTGCTGCCCCGCAATCTTCTCAACAGCATTTGTGAGCAT TGTGGCGAAAAGATCAACGCTGGAGAAATGGCAGTGTTCTCCTCGAGGGCGGGCCCCGGGCTGTGCTGGCACCCCGCGTGCTTCGCCTGCTCCACGTGCAGCGAAGTGCTGGTGGATCTGATCTACTTCTACCACGACGGGAAGATCCACTGTGGACGGCACCACGCCGAGCTCCTCAAGCCACGCTGCTCCGCCTGCGATGAG ATCATCTTTGCCGATGAGTGCACCGAGGCCGAGGGCCGCCATTGGCACATGAAGCATTTCGCCTGCTTTGAATGCGAGACCATCCTGGGGGGGCAGCGCTACATCATGAAGGACGGCCGACCGTACTGCTGCGGCTGCTTCGAGTCTCTCTATGCCGAGTACTGTGAGGCCTGTAGGGAACACATTG GTGTCGATCACGCTCAGATGACCTACGACGGGCTCCACTGGCATGCCACCGAGAGCTGCTTCGGCTGTGCCCAGTGTAAGAGCTCTCTCCTGGGCTGCCCCTTCCTGCCACACCAGGGTCGCATCTACTGCTCCAAGGCCTGCAGTCTCGGGGAAGACGTGCACGCCTCCGACTCCTCCGACTCCGCCTTCCAGTCGGCCCGCTCGCGCGAATCCCGGCGCAGCGTGCGCATGGGCAAGAGCAGCCGCTCGGCCGACCAATGCCGACAGtcgctcctcttctccccctcgGTCAACTACAAGTTCCCCGGGTTAAGCGGGAACCCCGACGATGCCGTGACCGACAAGCTCGCCCACATGAACTTATCCGATGAGCATTTCTGGAGGGGACgcggcgaggaggacgaggcgcctgaggaccaggaggaggagtgggccgaACACGAAGACTACATGACTCAGCTGCTGCTGAAGTTCGGGGATCATGGGGTCTTCCAGCAAGCCAATGAATCCAGAACCGCGGATTTATGGATCGCTGAAAAGGATGCCAAGTCGAAGCAGGAGTCATCAAAAGTGGGCACTGGAGGTGTTGGAGGAAGGGGGAGTCTGGCCAGTAAGAAGTACCAGGCTGATATGTACTGGGCCCAGTCACAGGATGGGCTCGGGGACTCGGCCTATGGTAGCCACCCGGGTCCAGCAAGCAGCAGAAAGATCCAGGAGTTGGAGCTGGATCATGGGGCTGAAGGAGGCTTCCAGGGACCGGAGCCACAATGGTACAACGACTCCTTGGAGTGCATCACAGACCAGTTCAAGAAGACAGATCAGAATGTTCGAGACTCTATGGACTCACTGGCACTCTCCAATATCACCG GGGCCTCAGTAGATGGAGATAGATCGTTGGTATTTTCCCTGCAGGGCTTCCATGAGCCGGAGACAGAAGACTGTGAGAAAAGCAGCAACATGGGAACCCTCAACTCCTCCATGCTGCACAGAAGTGCAACTTCCCTGAAGAGCCTCGTatcagagcaggaggaggcggagggaaATGtccccgaagaagaagaagaagaggaggaggaggtgcctcTCCCAGCGGAGAGACCCAAACCTCACGTCCCCGCCCTCAGGAGGACACGTTCCCAATCGAGGCCGCAGCAAGTCAAGTTCTCGGACGACGTGGTGGACAACGGCCGTTATTGCGACCTCCCGGTGCGCCAACCGCCGATGAGCGAACGGACTCGCCGGAGAGCGTTCCACTTcgaggagcagggccaggaggcTCAGTCCGGTcgccaacaccaccaccacaggaGGCATCGCGGTCGCAAGTCTCGCTCCGACAACGCTCTCAACCTTGTGCCCAAGGAGAGGGCCCAGACGTGCTACGGAGGGGGCCCGAGACGGAGCGCCGTCGGCCCAAAGGGGCACCAAGCGCCGCCCCACGGCCACCGCCCCAATCCCGCCGCCATGTCAGCAGACTACGGGCTGCAGGGCCCGGCCATGGGGAGGTTCTTGGAGCTGTATggggatgatgatgacgacTGGTGCTCCAcgtgctcttcttcctcttcggaTTCTGAGGAAGAAGGCTTTTTCCTGGGTCAGCCCATCCCTCAGCCCCGGCCCCACAGACACTACTACGCTGATGACTTGCCCAGCCCTGTGGCAGGAATGCCCCCCCCTCCGTACGGCTTACGGACTAAgtccaaaaagaagaaagggcACAAGGGGAAAAACTGTATCATTTCATAG
- the LOC130195040 gene encoding periphilin-1-like: MAYHRGQNIIREAYEDHFSAMDSREVTVHRVVNIVEKRSPIPRPHMEYDRGCNDDQLYGGPRNYQDARDFHGENSYPPNDRRYADDNSFVNFRRNVSQKESPHPQQSYGRDDLRHQLCPRSRSDTYFRRRGRSSGPPRRNTVDKRERSPGRREAHPPPPVRSGSNTSNRSFSPDRDKGFAYQPAQERHKPSGPRSPSPSGSAEQPPHSAASSKAKAAFEGNCNRDASTKPHSAEKTPASAEETEEVVAASMEPKLTPEQDFKARRSEAIKAKALEIETLYRKDCETFRTVVKMLVAKEPSLDNLLQGPLDENLLELNERCLDALRHFVKELDEVIKQPDASA; the protein is encoded by the exons A TGGCATATCACCGTGGTCAAAACATAATTAGAGAAGCCTACGAAGACCACTTCTCAGCAATGGATTCAAGAGAG GTGACAGTCCATCGGGTGGTCAATATTGTTGAAAAGAGGAGCCCTATACCTCGACCACATATGGAATATGACAGAGGTTGTAATGATGACCAGTTGTATGGGGGTCCTCGAAATTACCAGGATGCAAGAGACTTTCATGGAGAAAACAGTTACCCACCCAACGACCGACGCTACGCTGATGACAACTCGTTTGTCAATTTTCGTAGAAATGTTTCACAAAAG GAGAGTCCACACCCTCAACAGTCTTATGGCAGAGATGACCTGAGGCATCAGTTATGCCCAAG GAGCAGAAGTGATACTTATTTCCGCAGAAGAGGCCGATCGTCAGGACCTCCTCGAAG GAATACGGTCGACAAACGAGAGCGCTCTCCTGGAAGGAGGGAGGcccatccacctccacctgtccgctCTGGATCAAACACCAGCAACCGGAGCTTCTCCCCTGACAGGGACAAAGGCTTCGCCTACCAGCCGGCTCAGGAAAGGC ATAAGCCCAGCGGGCCGCGGAGCCCCTCTCCCAGCGGCTCGGCGGAGCAGCCGCCTCACAGCGCCGCGTCCTCAAAGGCAAAAGCGGCGTTCGAGGGCAACTGTAACCGCGATGCCTCTACCAAGCCACATTCTGCA GAAAAAACTCCTGCATCtgcagaggagacggaggaggtggTGGCTGCCAGCATGGAGCCAAAGCTGACACCAGAGCAAGACTTCAAGGCTCGCCGGTCGGAGGCCATTAAGGCGAAGGCTCTGGAAATCGAGACG CTCTACAGGAAGGACTGCGAGACGTTCCGCACAGTGGTGAAGATGTTGGTGGCCAAGGAGCCCAGTTTGGATAACCTGCTGCAGGGGCCGCTGGACGAGAACCTGTTGGAGCTCAACGAGCGCTGCCTGGACGCCCTGAGGCACTTTGTGAAGGAGCTGGACGAAGTCATAAAGCAGCCGGACGCCTCGGCGTGA